The proteins below come from a single Azospirillum sp. B510 genomic window:
- a CDS encoding alginate export family protein, producing the protein MTGKTETRSKLFTLLLLSSAVLPCCKAASAADPATPATGPAPIQYIRYEDDLSWYADPKNRELFIDKLKYIPISDGGYISFGGDLRTYYENYTPPNFGMRNLGRNEWLATRALFHADIKSGFGPRAYIELGREEIAGKKGPFTPNDESHIDLQQGFIDLPVEVGGGTVTARVGRQEFFLGSGLFQSLAEGANIRNAFDAAHILFNFGTVEGRVFYGHPLRQSTYAFQDAPNLDFDHYGLYGTVKSVLPGLNVDGYFFGYDRKGNRFNQGTADEERRTVGTRLWGRSGAWDYSGDFAYQFGSFGSGDISAWGSMLSGGYSFLGAPLAPRLSVTAVAASGDKDPRKRTLNTFNPMFSLSPLLSESNSFVPMNLISLYPKVTVRPLDGLSVSAGINAMWRQSKGDGVYTVPTILVARNSASSSSYVGTTAEFAALWTVNHYVTLNAAYTHFKAGAALKDAGGKSFDYTRAGLLLHF; encoded by the coding sequence ATGACCGGAAAGACCGAAACCCGTTCCAAGCTCTTCACTCTGCTTCTGTTGTCGTCCGCCGTCCTTCCCTGTTGCAAGGCGGCTTCCGCCGCGGACCCCGCCACTCCGGCGACCGGCCCGGCCCCGATCCAGTACATTCGTTATGAGGACGATCTGTCCTGGTACGCCGATCCGAAGAACCGTGAGCTGTTCATCGACAAGCTCAAATATATCCCGATTTCCGACGGTGGCTATATCAGCTTCGGTGGCGATCTCCGCACCTATTACGAGAACTACACACCGCCGAATTTCGGGATGCGCAATCTCGGCCGCAATGAATGGCTGGCGACCCGCGCCCTGTTCCACGCCGACATCAAGAGCGGCTTCGGTCCCAGGGCCTATATCGAACTTGGGCGCGAGGAGATCGCCGGCAAGAAGGGACCCTTCACCCCGAACGATGAAAGCCACATCGATCTCCAGCAGGGCTTCATCGATCTGCCGGTCGAGGTGGGCGGCGGAACGGTGACGGCCCGCGTCGGCCGGCAGGAGTTCTTCCTCGGCTCCGGCCTGTTCCAGAGCCTGGCGGAGGGGGCCAACATCCGCAACGCCTTCGACGCCGCCCATATCCTGTTCAATTTCGGCACCGTCGAGGGCCGGGTGTTCTACGGACATCCGCTCCGTCAATCGACCTACGCGTTCCAAGATGCGCCGAATCTCGATTTCGACCATTACGGCCTGTATGGAACGGTCAAGTCGGTGCTGCCCGGCCTGAATGTCGATGGCTATTTCTTCGGGTACGACCGCAAGGGCAACCGTTTCAACCAGGGAACCGCCGACGAGGAGCGGCGCACCGTGGGCACCCGGTTGTGGGGACGGTCCGGCGCCTGGGATTACAGCGGCGACTTCGCCTATCAGTTCGGTTCCTTCGGCAGCGGAGACATCAGCGCCTGGGGATCGATGCTGTCGGGGGGCTACAGCTTCCTCGGCGCTCCCCTGGCGCCACGGCTGTCGGTCACGGCGGTCGCGGCGTCGGGCGACAAGGATCCGAGGAAGCGCACGCTCAACACCTTCAACCCGATGTTCTCGTTGTCCCCGCTTCTTTCGGAATCGAACAGCTTCGTTCCGATGAACCTGATCAGCCTCTATCCGAAGGTCACGGTCAGGCCGCTGGACGGTCTATCGGTCTCCGCCGGGATCAACGCGATGTGGCGTCAGTCGAAGGGCGACGGCGTCTATACGGTGCCAACCATTCTCGTGGCCAGGAATTCCGCCTCCTCCAGCAGCTATGTCGGAACGACGGCGGAGTTCGCGGCGCTCTGGACCGTGAACCATTATGTCACCCTCAACGCCGCCTATACCCATTTCAAGGCGGGCGCCGCCCTGAAGGACGCGGGCGGAAAGAGTTTCGACTACACCCGCGCCGGCCTGCTGCTCCATTTCTAG
- a CDS encoding MFS transporter — protein sequence MTSSQVAEGDDAISSGRTRSLYAIVITCFLIAMFDGLDINAITFTAPVLARAWGITPAQMAPVFLATSAGAVVGYIACGALVVRWGQRTVAVASVLLFSLGTLATVTAIDIITMSLLRFVTSVGLGGALPVAVAMAAGVMPARHRGTAAILVATGLSAGGVVGGVLGAPLMAHFGWTAIFIVGGILPLPLLPAILHLFGTAQPADAATKGEGGKLVGELFRQGLAARTTLLWLFSFLVFIDAYALLYWIPSLLSGMGMPSELAPASTAVFSMGGLVGNIALTLLISRLGAPRTLMVASAVGLVSMAVFGLLHAPLDLMMPLVFGIGAGSIPCCVGQSALAVAFYPDRLRAAGIGWAAAVGRIGSIFGPAAGGAALSLQLAPQQIILAATLPVFCAFLVLVVLAGRKHQGA from the coding sequence ATGACTTCCAGCCAAGTTGCGGAAGGGGACGACGCGATCTCGTCCGGCCGGACGAGAAGCCTGTATGCCATTGTCATCACCTGTTTCCTGATCGCGATGTTCGATGGTTTGGACATCAACGCGATCACCTTCACCGCCCCCGTGCTGGCCCGTGCATGGGGCATCACACCGGCCCAGATGGCGCCGGTGTTCCTCGCCACCAGCGCCGGGGCGGTTGTCGGCTACATCGCCTGCGGCGCTTTGGTCGTCCGTTGGGGGCAACGGACGGTGGCGGTGGCGAGTGTTCTGCTGTTCTCGCTCGGCACGCTGGCGACCGTAACCGCCATCGACATCATCACGATGAGCCTGCTGCGTTTCGTCACCTCCGTCGGGTTGGGCGGGGCGCTGCCGGTGGCGGTGGCCATGGCGGCCGGCGTGATGCCGGCACGCCACCGCGGCACGGCGGCCATCCTGGTGGCGACCGGCCTGTCGGCCGGCGGTGTCGTCGGCGGCGTTCTCGGTGCTCCGCTGATGGCGCATTTCGGATGGACCGCGATCTTCATCGTCGGCGGCATCCTTCCCCTGCCGCTGCTACCGGCCATTCTACACCTTTTCGGGACTGCGCAGCCCGCCGACGCCGCCACCAAGGGGGAGGGGGGCAAGCTGGTCGGCGAGCTGTTCCGTCAGGGGCTGGCCGCGCGCACCACCCTGCTGTGGCTGTTTTCCTTCCTCGTCTTCATCGATGCCTACGCGCTGCTGTACTGGATCCCGTCGCTGCTGAGCGGCATGGGGATGCCCAGCGAACTGGCGCCCGCCAGCACCGCCGTCTTCTCGATGGGCGGGCTGGTCGGCAACATCGCGCTGACCCTGCTGATCTCCCGGCTTGGGGCGCCGCGCACATTGATGGTCGCGTCGGCTGTCGGTCTCGTCAGCATGGCGGTCTTCGGGCTGCTGCACGCGCCGCTCGACCTCATGATGCCGCTCGTCTTCGGCATCGGCGCCGGCTCGATCCCCTGCTGCGTCGGGCAAAGCGCCCTGGCGGTCGCCTTCTATCCCGACCGTCTGCGGGCGGCCGGAATCGGCTGGGCGGCGGCGGTCGGGCGGATCGGTTCGATCTTCGGCCCGGCGGCCGGCGGTGCGGCGCTGTCCCTTCAACTGGCTCCCCAGCAGATCATCCTGGCCGCCACGTTGCCGGTCTTCTGCGCTTTCCTGGTTCTGGTCGTTCTGGCGGGACGAAAGCACCAGGGGGCGTGA
- a CDS encoding carboxylesterase/lipase family protein — translation MTAIENVVVTTPFGQLAGKRIDGVSSFRRVPYAAAPTGARRFALPGEPISWTGARPATAPGTIPPQLPSRLDDVMGAYPAAQDEDCLHLDIWTTRSRDDKAPVLVFIHGGGFMTGGGSLPCYDGHLIAQRSGLVVVTITYRLGALGFLPIEGLAAANLGLHDQIAALRWIRQAIGAFGGDPERITVAGQSAGAYSIASLQAIPVGRELFNQAILMSAPTGIKLRTPEQCKPIVEGLLELLGLEPDRAAALRDVPVDRLIEAQGKLLRRPPATPGDITPPFMPAYDGVLIPRDPLASALDGGAGWCSTVVGVTREEYAAFHAGNPTLAGMTEERLLAAIAGMYGDRAVAAVAAARTRRVPTTPQALLGDLFSDETFIQPNMDFAEAQCRHGAATGARTFVYRFDWQSPNAALGACHCLDLPFLFGNLAVWQEAAPMLHGANRAELEDLCRLFQGALLRFAAQGDPNGPDTPSWPSHDRDLAVLHVDRRIYAAGLIG, via the coding sequence ATGACCGCGATCGAGAACGTCGTGGTAACGACTCCTTTTGGCCAGTTGGCCGGCAAGCGGATCGACGGCGTTTCGTCGTTCAGGCGCGTGCCCTATGCGGCGGCGCCCACAGGGGCCCGCCGTTTCGCGTTGCCGGGTGAGCCGATCAGCTGGACGGGCGCCCGTCCGGCCACGGCACCCGGCACGATCCCGCCGCAGCTGCCCTCCCGTCTCGACGATGTCATGGGTGCCTACCCGGCGGCCCAGGACGAGGACTGCCTGCATCTCGACATCTGGACAACGCGGTCGCGCGACGACAAGGCGCCGGTCCTGGTCTTCATCCATGGTGGCGGCTTCATGACCGGCGGCGGATCGCTGCCCTGTTATGACGGCCATCTGATCGCCCAGCGCAGCGGTCTGGTCGTCGTCACCATCACCTACCGTCTCGGTGCGCTGGGTTTCCTGCCCATCGAGGGGCTGGCCGCGGCGAATCTCGGGCTGCATGACCAGATCGCCGCGCTGCGCTGGATCCGTCAGGCGATCGGCGCCTTCGGCGGCGACCCGGAGCGCATCACCGTCGCCGGCCAGTCGGCGGGTGCCTACAGCATCGCCAGCCTTCAGGCCATTCCTGTCGGACGCGAGCTGTTCAACCAGGCGATCCTGATGAGCGCGCCGACCGGTATCAAGCTGCGCACGCCGGAGCAATGCAAGCCGATCGTCGAGGGCTTGCTGGAACTGCTCGGGTTGGAGCCGGACCGGGCGGCCGCGCTGCGCGACGTGCCGGTCGACAGGCTGATCGAGGCCCAGGGCAAGCTGCTGCGCCGCCCGCCGGCCACGCCGGGCGACATAACGCCGCCCTTCATGCCCGCCTATGACGGTGTTCTGATTCCCCGCGACCCCCTGGCGTCGGCCCTGGACGGCGGTGCCGGATGGTGCAGCACCGTCGTCGGCGTGACCCGCGAGGAATATGCCGCCTTCCATGCCGGCAACCCGACGCTGGCCGGCATGACCGAGGAGCGGCTGCTGGCGGCCATCGCCGGCATGTATGGCGACCGGGCGGTCGCGGCGGTCGCGGCGGCACGGACCCGACGGGTGCCGACGACGCCGCAGGCGCTGCTCGGCGACCTGTTCAGCGACGAGACCTTCATCCAGCCGAACATGGATTTCGCCGAGGCCCAGTGTCGTCATGGCGCCGCGACGGGGGCCCGGACCTTCGTCTACCGCTTCGATTGGCAGTCACCCAATGCCGCGCTCGGCGCCTGCCATTGCCTGGACCTGCCCTTCCTGTTCGGCAATCTCGCCGTCTGGCAGGAGGCGGCGCCGATGCTGCACGGGGCGAACCGGGCGGAGCTGGAGGATCTTTGCCGGCTGTTCCAGGGCGCTCTTCTGCGCTTCGCGGCGCAGGGTGACCCCAACGGCCCGGACACGCCGTCCTGGCCATCACATGATCGGGACCTTGCGGTTCTGCATGTGGACCGGCGGATCTATGCCGCTGGCCTGATCGGATAG
- a CDS encoding LysR substrate-binding domain-containing protein, whose translation MHGLDDMYLFKCVVEAGGLSAAGRRLGMPKSTLARRIGELEERLGLKLFHRGARQFTPTNFGIECFEHCKTIASEADKLLVMAERARRSPSGFLHVVCPPVLGAVLVEALAAEFLASAPGVRLHLEESFGIFDPRGVQADLVIFPSFTPLPDASLVARKILTSPYILVAHRDFLARNGHPADPADLKPMNCLGLGSRSSDWVWTLTRGDRTEVVRFEPRFSTTLPTAVLQAVHRQLGIASLPEALCLNDLRSGDLVRVLDGWYPQPVTIYAIYPNNRTLTVAARQFLDLLVLRFPELLFPHGTPVSAEMG comes from the coding sequence ATGCACGGTCTGGACGACATGTATCTGTTCAAATGCGTGGTCGAGGCCGGCGGGCTTTCCGCGGCGGGACGGCGGCTGGGCATGCCGAAATCGACGCTGGCCCGCCGCATCGGCGAGCTGGAGGAAAGGCTTGGCCTGAAGCTGTTCCATCGCGGGGCGCGGCAGTTCACACCCACCAATTTCGGCATCGAATGCTTCGAACATTGCAAGACCATCGCGTCGGAGGCGGACAAGCTGCTCGTCATGGCGGAACGGGCACGCCGCAGCCCGTCCGGCTTCCTGCATGTGGTCTGTCCGCCCGTCCTCGGCGCCGTCCTGGTCGAAGCGCTGGCGGCCGAATTCCTGGCAAGCGCGCCCGGCGTCCGTCTGCATCTGGAGGAATCCTTCGGAATCTTCGATCCGCGCGGGGTGCAGGCGGATCTGGTGATCTTCCCCTCCTTCACGCCCCTGCCCGACGCCTCCCTGGTCGCGCGGAAGATCCTGACCTCGCCCTATATCCTGGTCGCCCATCGCGATTTCCTCGCCCGGAACGGACATCCCGCCGATCCGGCCGATCTCAAGCCGATGAATTGCCTCGGGCTGGGCAGCCGGTCGTCGGACTGGGTCTGGACCTTGACGCGCGGCGACCGGACGGAAGTGGTCCGTTTCGAACCGCGCTTCAGCACGACGCTTCCGACGGCCGTGCTTCAGGCCGTGCACCGGCAGCTCGGCATCGCCTCCCTTCCCGAAGCCCTGTGCCTGAACGACCTCCGGTCGGGCGATCTGGTCCGGGTCCTCGACGGCTGGTATCCGCAGCCCGTGACCATCTATGCGATCTACCCGAACAACCGCACGCTGACGGTCGCCGCCCGCCAGTTCCTCGATCTTCTCGTTCTGCGTTTCCCCGAACTGCTGTTCCCGCATGGGACGCCGGTATCGGCCGAAATGGGCTGA
- a CDS encoding class I SAM-dependent methyltransferase codes for MQNTADTLPLDRLPADLKSDDALVERYRRKFHLSPSYPLTVEMVHRHWDLERRLARDLLDSKPDERWDVFEKAYTTLYTSCPWLNEAEDDAHTRNDDHDFRHFLTLLGGPQDVYEVGSGKARLLRYLARHGHRCVATEVTRERGANWIEQESNITWRNSDGIHLARFEPADRYDSVISTHVVEHMHPDDVVTHMTHVHSILKPGGKYILSMPHKYAGPADLSEVFGLNEPVCMHLREYGWGETAAMLREAGFGSVEAVYILPMAVRRRLNLHFASRAYLGYVRAVEAFLGLLPLTLNRKLGRVGQLYLFRPEVFVVAHKPR; via the coding sequence GTGCAGAACACAGCCGACACATTGCCGCTTGATCGCCTGCCCGCCGATCTGAAGTCCGACGACGCCCTCGTCGAGCGCTATCGGCGGAAGTTCCACCTGTCCCCGTCCTATCCGCTGACGGTCGAGATGGTGCATCGGCACTGGGATCTGGAGCGGCGCCTCGCCCGCGATCTTCTGGACAGCAAGCCGGACGAGCGATGGGACGTCTTCGAAAAGGCCTACACGACACTCTACACCAGCTGTCCGTGGCTGAACGAGGCGGAGGACGATGCCCATACCCGCAACGACGATCACGACTTCCGCCACTTCCTGACTCTGCTGGGCGGGCCGCAGGATGTCTATGAGGTGGGGTCGGGCAAGGCCCGGCTGCTGCGCTATCTGGCGCGCCATGGCCACCGCTGCGTCGCGACCGAGGTGACGCGCGAGCGGGGCGCCAACTGGATCGAACAGGAGTCCAACATCACTTGGCGGAACAGCGACGGCATCCATCTGGCGCGGTTCGAGCCGGCCGACCGTTATGACAGCGTCATCTCCACCCATGTGGTGGAGCATATGCATCCGGACGATGTCGTCACCCACATGACGCATGTCCACAGCATCCTGAAGCCCGGCGGCAAATACATCCTCAGCATGCCGCACAAATATGCCGGACCGGCCGACCTGTCGGAGGTCTTCGGGCTGAACGAGCCGGTCTGCATGCATCTGCGCGAATATGGCTGGGGCGAGACGGCGGCGATGCTGCGCGAGGCCGGCTTCGGCTCCGTCGAGGCGGTCTATATCCTGCCGATGGCGGTGCGGCGCCGGCTGAACCTGCATTTCGCCAGCCGCGCCTATCTCGGCTATGTCCGGGCGGTCGAGGCATTTTTGGGACTGCTGCCGTTAACCCTTAATCGCAAGCTCGGAAGGGTTGGTCAGCTCTATCTGTTCCGGCCGGAGGTGTTCGTGGTCGCCCACAAGCCCCGGTAA